The Bacteroidia bacterium genomic interval ACTCGAAGAAATTCTTCCAAACCTACCAAGCCTACCAGGGTTTCCAGGGGAACCGCCGTAAATATGAATACTATAATGGGCAAGCCGAAGAACCAGAAAAAATTCCGTCTCAGTTTTCCTCCTTTGTAAATGAGGTAAAGGGCAAAAAATAAGGAAGTTGTCCCTAAGGCCGTTCGTGATTCAGATAATATGATGGAAAAAAATCCTAGTCCAATTAAGACAAAAGCTGCTCTTTTCTTTTCGGGAAAACGGTTGAACATCATGACCGCAAATGGGATCATCATGGTAGAAAATGTTCCCAATCCATTGGGGTTTCCAAAAAAGCCTCTGTAGCGGCCATTTAGAAAAGCCCAGTTTGGACTCACTACCAAAAACAATAGGCCGAGGATATATACCAGTATAGCCAGGTAGAGGAAATTGTTGAGCAACTGATGGCGAGCTTTTTTAAAATAATGAGGAACAAAACTCAGACAGATAACCAAAAGGAAAAAATAGGAGATAGCTTTAGAAAAGGCGATTCCTTTTACAGGACTCAGAGCGACTCCTATCATTGCTACCAAAAAGAAGGGAATGCTAATGAGAAGGAGTCTATTAAAGGCATACCTGCCTCTGGCTATATCATAAACAGTTTTTACAAAAAGCAGAGAAATAGCCACATAACGCATCCCTTTAAAAGGCAGGAAAAAGTATAGCCTACTATCACCCAGAATCAAGGTGAAGGCAAACATCAGAAGCATCCAGTTATTCCTTTCTCGGATTGCCCAGACAAGCATGATGCCTGCCAGTACTACACTTCCGAGTACCGGATGTATGTTTCCCAGTAGCATCAAAATGAGGCAACTGGATAACACAGGTGCGTTATGGGTTAAAAACTGTTTCACCTTGCTAGGTATCCTTGGATACCTGTGTTTTGTTTATGTCAGGGGGAGTGTTAGCGTCCCCAGAATCCGTATTTAAAGATACAGTAAATGGCTCTGAATCCGTCTTTCCAGCCTATCTTCTTCCCTTCATCATAGGTCCTTCCATAGTAGGAAATACCCACTTCATAGATCCTTATGCCAGACACTCTGGAAATCTTTGCGGTTACTTCCGGCTCAAATCCAAAGCGTTTTTCTTTGAGTTTCAGGCCCTTCAAAATTTCACTTCTGAAAAGCTTGTAACAAGTCTCCATGTCTGTCAGATTGAGATTGGTGGCAGCATTGGAAAGAAAGGTCAGAAACTTATTTCCGATTGAATGCCAGAAA includes:
- a CDS encoding O-antigen ligase family protein; the protein is MKQFLTHNAPVLSSCLILMLLGNIHPVLGSVVLAGIMLVWAIRERNNWMLLMFAFTLILGDSRLYFFLPFKGMRYVAISLLFVKTVYDIARGRYAFNRLLLISIPFFLVAMIGVALSPVKGIAFSKAISYFFLLVICLSFVPHYFKKARHQLLNNFLYLAILVYILGLLFLVVSPNWAFLNGRYRGFFGNPNGLGTFSTMMIPFAVMMFNRFPEKKRAAFVLIGLGFFSIILSESRTALGTTSLFFALYLIYKGGKLRRNFFWFFGLPIIVFIFTAVPLETLVGLVGLEEFLRVESLKTGTGRFLAWGLGLTEIQNNLWIGRGFGYEEYFFYQLREFLVSTEHQGGMHNSYLTFLMNNGILGSIPFVIFLIALFRKVKVKKFAFPFIIVVLISANFESWLNSSLNAFTFFFFVILSFLISYKNLKPKL